The following is a genomic window from Miltoncostaea oceani.
GAGCGCCGCCGCGACGACGCGGTCGTCGTCGCTGTGGGCACGGCGCAGCCAGCCCTGGTGGGGGTGGCGTCCGCGGCGCACCAGCTCGCCCACCGTGATGCCGTCGGGGGCGTGCGGCTGCTGGGGCAGCAGGCCGAGCACGCGCGCGACCTCGCGGGTCGGCAGGCCGTGGACGTCGCGCCCGTCGAGGGTCACCGTGCCCGCGTCGGGGCGCATGACGCGGGCGATGCCGCGCATCAACGTCGACTTGCCGGACGCGTTCGCGCCGACGACCGCGGTGATCCGGCCGTCGGGCACGGCGAGGTCGAGGCCGTCGACGACCCGCCGCCCGTCGTACCCGAGCACGAGGCCGCGGGCGACGAGCTCGTGGTGGCCGGCGCGGGTCACGCGGCCCCCCGCCCGGACGTGGCCAGCAGCCACAGCAGGTAGGGCGCGCCGATCGCGCCGGTGACGACGCCGACCGGCAGCTGCACGTCGCCGGGCAGCAGGTGCAGGGCGACGAGGTCGGAGGCAGCCACGACGACGGCGCCGGTGAGGGCCGCCGGCACGAGGGCGAGCCCGCCCGTGCGCGTCAGGCGCCGGGCGATCGGGGCCGCGACGAAGGCGACGAAGGCGATCGGGCCGGCGGCGGCGGTCCCGACCGCGGCGAGCCCGACGGCCGCCGCGAGCAGGGCCCGGCGGGCGGCCTCGGCGGGGACGCCGAGGCCGGTGGCGAGGTCGTCGCCGAGCTGCAGCGCCCGCAGCCTGGCGGCGCCGAGGCCCGCGACGGGCAGCAGCACCGCCATCGCGGCGGCGAGCAGCGCGATCTCGTGCCAGCGCGACGAGCCGACGCTCCCGACCATCCACACGAGGGCGGCCTGCGCCTCCCGCACGTCGCTGCGGGTGAGCATGTAGCCGAGGGCGCTGTTCGCCATGAACGCCGCCCCGATCCCGATCAGGACGAACCGGTTGCCCGTCACGCCGTCGCGCCAGGCCAGCAGGTAGATCGCCGCCGCGACGCCGACGGCGCCGAGGACGGCGGCGGCCGACACCCACAGGGCGCCGAGGCCGAGGACGAGCAGCGCGTAGACGGCCGCGGCCGACGCGCCCCAGCTGATGCCGAGGATGTCGGGGCTGGCGAGGGGGTTCCCGAGCACCGACTGGAAGAGGGCGCCGGCCACGCCGAACGCCGCGCCGACGAGCACCCCCGTCGCGAGGCGCGGCAGCCGCAGCTCGAGCACGACGAAGCGGCCGAGGCCGTCCCCGCGCCCGAGGAGGGCGGCGGCGACGTCCGCGGGGGGCACCGGGAAGCCGCCGACGGTGAGCGCGAGGGCGGCGAGGGCGAGCAGGACGGCGGCGAGCGCCGCGGTGACGGTCCGCTCCCGCCGCCGCGCGCGGTGGCGGCGCTCCCGCACCCGGGCGACGCCGTCGCGCTCCCGGACCGCGGCGGTGCTCACAGCTCGGCCAGCCGGCGGCCGCGGACGAGGGCGATCAGCACGGGGGCCCCGGCGAACGCGACGACGAGGCCCGCCTCGATCTCCCCGGGCGGTGCGACGACGCGGCCGGCGACGTCGGCGGCGATCAGCAGGATCGACCCGAGCAGCGCGGAGTAGGCGATGATCCAGCGGTGGTCGGGACCGGTGATGCGCCGGGCGACGTGGGGGACGACCAGGCCGATGAAGACGATCGGCCCGGCGAGGGCGACCGCCGACCCGCACAGGAGCACGATCGCGGTGCCCGCCGCCGCGCGGGCCCGGCCGAGGTGCTGGCCGAGGCCGCGGGCGACGTCGTCGCCCAGCGACACGGCGTTCAGCATGCGCCCCGTCCCGAGCGCGAGGAGGGCCCCCGCGACGAGGAACGGCAGGAGCGTGACGAGCACCCCGAGGTCGCGGCCGACGAGGGATCCGACGATCCAGAAGCGGTAGAGGTCGAGCGTGTCGATGTCGGTCAGCAGCAGGATCGTGGTGAGGGAGGTGCCGGCCGCGGTGACGGCGGCGCCGACGAGCGCCAGGGTCACGGGGGTGGGTCCGTCCCTGCCGAGCGACCCGATCCCGTGGACGAGGGCGGCGGCGAGGGCGGCGCCCGCGAAGGCGAACCACACGTAGCCGGAGGCGCCGGAGACGCCGAACCAGGTGATCGCCGCGACCACCGCGAGCGACGCCCCGGCGTTCACCCCGAGCAGCCCCGGGTCGGCGATGGGGTTGCGGGTGAGGCCCTGCATGACCGCACCCGCCACGCCGAGGGCGGCGCCGACGGCGAGGCCGATCAGGGTGCGCGGCAGGCGCTGGTCGCGCACGACGAGGCCGTCGTTGCCCCCCGCGCCGGGGTCGATGAGGGCCTGCAGCACCGTGACCGGGGACACCGACCGCGATCCGACGGCGAGGCCGAGCAGCATCACGGCCGCCAGCAGCAGCCCCGTGAGCAGCAGTCCCGTCGCGAGGGTGCCGCGGCGGCCGGAGGGGCGGGCGCCCCCCCGGCCGGGGTGCTCAGGAGGCGTCGGCCCGCTCCGCCGCCTCCGCCAGGATGTCCACGTACTCGTCGAGGCCCCACGTCAGGGACAGGGCCGTCGGCGGGGACACCGACGCGATGAAGTCCTTGCCGACGACCTCCGCGACGGTGCCCTCCGCGACCTGGGGCAGCAGCTTCGCCCGGGCCGACGCGAGGAACGCCGTCGACAGCTCCTCCGTGTCCGCGAAGCTGACGAGGATGTCGCTCTCCAGCTCGTCGAGCCGCTCCGTGCTGAGCGTGTAGTAGAAGGTCTCGTCGCCGTCGGCGAGCGCCTCCACCGACGGGGCGCTCACCAGCCCGAGCGACAGCGTCGCCTCCACCCGGGGGTCGGCGGGCGTGTAGACGTAGAACGTCCCGGCGGTGTCCCAGACCATCGCGACGGACTTGCCGGCGAGCACCGGGTGCTCGGCGGCCTGCGCGGCGAGCTCGGCGTCGATCTCCTCCAGCAGGGCCTCCGCCCGGTCGTCACGGCCGAGGGCGGTGCCGACGATGCGGATCGTGTCCGTCCACGGGGTCGCCCACGCCTCGCCGGGGTAGGCGACGGTCGGCGCGATCGCGGACAGCAGCTCGTACTGCTCCTCCGTGATGCCGGAGTAGGGGGCGAGGATCACGTCGGGCTCCGCCGCGGCGATCTCCTCGTACGGGGGCTCCTCCGACTCGGGCAGCACCGTCGGGATCGCGGTGCCGTCGGCCTCGAGCGCCTCGCGGATCCAGGGGAGCACGCCGTCGGCGTCGCCGCCGTAGCTCTGCGAGGGGATCGCGACGGGCACCACGCCGAGGGCGATGGCGGCGTCGGCGCTGCCCCAGCCCCAGGTCACGACGCGGGTGGGCTCCGCGTCGATCGTCGTCTCGCCGAACGCGTGGGGGATCGTCACCGGGAAGGTCCCCGTGGCCGCCGTCGCGGCGCCGTCACCCGCCGACGTGTCGTCGTCGCCGCAGCCCGCGACGACCGCCAGCGCGCACGCGACCGCCAGCACCGTCAACCATGCACGCGCCATCTCCACCCCTCATCCGTGTGACTGACCGTATCCAGCAAGTTCGGTGCGCCACACTACAGACGTTCGGTGGCACGGCAAGGGGCGCCGGGGGGCGTGGACGGGAACGGGTGGCGGCGGTCGTCCTGCCGGTCAGGCGAACGACTCGGTGCCCAGCGCCACGAGGTCGGACCGCGAGCCGACCCCCAGCTTCTGGAACACCTTGCCGAGGTGGTACTCGACGGTCTTCGGGCTCAGGAAGAGCTGCGACGCGACCTCCTTGTTGGAGGCGCCCTCGGACACGAAGCGCGCGATGCGGCGCTCCTGCGGGGTGAGCGCGGCGGCGGCGCCGGGGTCCCGGGTGCGCAGCGACTCCCCGGTCGCCCGCAGCTCGTCCTGGGCGCGGGCCGCCCAGACGGCCGCCCCGAGGGTCTCGAAGGCGCCGAGCGCCGACCGCAGGTGGACGCGCGCGTCGCTGCGGCGCCCCGCCCGGCGCAGGGCCTCGCCGAGGGCGAGCTCGGTGCGGGCTCGGGTGCCGGCGGACGGCCCCCCGCCCTCCATCTCCAGCGCCCGCGTGAACAGCGCGACGGCCTCGTCGCCCTCGGCCAGCAGCCCGCGGCACCGGAGGGCCATCGGCTTCGCCCACGCCGTCCCGGTGGCCGCCGACCAGCGCTCCAGCCGCGCGACGGCGTCGTGGGCGGCCTCCGGGCGCCCGGCGCGCCCCGCGGCGTGGGCCAGCGGCGGCACGGTGGCGTAGGCGGCGAGGGGGCTGCGCCAGGCCCGCGCGGGGTCGCCCGTCATCGGGGTGAGGCGGGCGAGCGCGGCGGCGTACTCCCCCTGCCCCAGCTCGAGCTCGGCGAGGGCGAAGGTCGCCGTCTCCCAGACCGGCAGCAGGCCACGGCGCGACGCCAGGGCGAGCGCGAGGCCCGCCTCGGCGTGGCAGGCCTCGGCGTCGCCGCGGAGCGCCGCGACGATGGCGAGCACCGCGTGCGCCTGGCCGACGCTGTTCTCGAGGCCCGCCTCCTCCGTCAGCCGGAGGGCCTCCTCGCCGTCCGCCCACGCGTCGTTGACGCGGCCGAGCCACGCGAGCAGCGCCCCGCGGCGGGTGAGCGCCACGGCGAGCGTCGCGAAGGCGCCGCGGGCGCGGGCGAGCTCGATCGCGCGCGAGTGGCGGGCGAGGGTGCGGTCGTGGTCGCCGAGCCAGGTGTCGGCGTTCGAGGCCCACACGAGGCGCCGCGGGTCGTCGGAGTCGTCGCCCGCCGCGGCGGCCGCCCGGAGCGGGCCGACGGCGTCCTCGATGCGGCCGGAGACGGCGCAGCGGACGCCCGCGAGCCAGGCGCGCCCCTCCCGGCTGACGTCGAGGGGCAGCGCGTGCGCCCGCTCGTCGGCGGCGACGACGCCCTCCAGGTCCCCGGCCATCGCGGCGGCCTCCCCGGCGCGCAGCAGCATGTCGGCGGCCGCGACGGGGTCGGTCGCGCGCGACGCCGCCTCGAGCAGCATCGGGTTCGCGTCGGCGGGGCGCTCCCGCACCACCGCGATCGCGGCGCGCACCGACAGGATCCGGGTGCGCAGCGCGTCGTCGTCGGCGCGCGCCTCCGCCTGGTCGGCGAGCGCCTGCGCGAGCGGTGCCCGCCCCGCCTGCCACGCGGCCTCGGCGGCCGCCACGAGCCGCCGCAGCCGCGACGCCTCGTCGGTGCTGAGCTGGGCCGCCCGCTCCAGGGCCGCCGCGGCGGCGGCGTGGCCGCTGCGGGCGCCGGCGCGCTCAGCGGTGCGCTCCAGCTCGGAGGCGATGCCCTCGTCCGCCACCAGGCTCGCGGCGGCGCGGTGCCAGGCCCGCCGGTCGGCGTCGTCGTCGGCGGCGAGCACCTCGGCGAGGGCGGCGTGGGCGGACTGGCGCAACGCGAACGACAGGCCGCGGTGGAGGGCGGAGCGGGCCATCGGGTGGCGCAGCTCGACGCGGTTGCCCGACACGCGCAGCAGCCCCGAGCGCTCCGCCGCCTCGAGGTCGGCGGCGCCGGCGCCGAGGCGCGCCGCGGCGGCCGCGACGACGCCGAGGTCGCCGGTGTCCTCCGCGGCGGCGACGGCGAGGACCGCCCGCGCGCCCTCGTCGAGGTCGCGCGCACGGTCGACGAAGGCGCGCTCCAGGCGGCCCGTCAGCGGCAGGTGCTCCGGCAGCGGGGCCCGCCCGGCGAGCTGCTCGGCGTCGAGGAGGAGCGGCAGCTCGACGAGGGCGAGGGGGTTGCCGCCCGTGAGGCTGACGAGCCGCTCGGCGACGTGGGGGGCGAGCGCCGGGCCGACGCGCTCCTCCAGCAGCGCGCGGGCGGCGGCGCGGTCGAGGCCGCGGAGGCGCAGCTCCGGCACGCCGGCCCCCTCGAAGCGACGCACCTCGCCCTCGCGGGCGGCGAGGAGCATCGCGATCGGCTCCGCGCCGAGGCGGCGGGCGATGAAGCCGAGGGCCTCCGCCGACGGCCGGTCGAGCCACTGGGCGTCGTCGACGACCACCAGCACGGGGCGCTCCTCGGCCATCGCGTCGAGCAGCCCGAGCGCGCCGAGCGAGATCAGGAACCGGTCGTCGACGCGGTCGAGGGACATGCCGAACGCGCCGCGCAGGGCGGCGGCGTGGGGCTCCGGCAGCCGGTCGAGGCGGTCGAGCCCGCCGGCGAGCACCTGGTGGAGGCTCGCGAACGGCAGCTCGGCCTCCGACTCGACCCCCACCGCCCGCAGCACCGTCATGCCCCCGGCGCGCGCCTCGGCCTCGGCGAGCAGCGCCGACTTGCCGATGCCGCCCTCGCCGCGGACGACGAGCGCGGCGCCGCGGTTCGCGCGCGCGCCGTCCAGCAGGTCCGCGACGGCGACCAGGTCGGCGTCGCGCCCGAGGATCAGGGCCTCACCCCAGTTCCCCGAGCAGGTCGGCCACCGACTCCACCACCCGCGACGGCAGGTACGGGAACCGGCCGATCTGCTCGCGCGACGTGAGGCCGGTGAGGACGAGGATCGTCTCGAGCCCCGCCTCGATGCCCGCCACGACGTCGGTGTCCATGCGGTCGCCCACCATCGCCGTCGTCTCCGAGTGGGCGTCGATCGCGTTGAGGGCGGAGCGCATCATCAGCGGGTTCGGCTTGCCCACGTAGTAGGGCTCGACGCCCGTCGCCCGCGAGATCAGCGCCGCCACCGCGCCCGTCGCCGGGAGCAGCCCGTCGAGGGTCGGCCCCGTCGGGTCGGGGTTCGTCGCGATGAACCGCGCCCCCGCGTCGATCAGCCGGATCGCGCGGGTGATGCGCTCGAAGCTGTAGCTGCGCGTCTCGCCGAGGACGACGTAGTCCGGCGACCGCTCGGTCAGCGTGTAGCCGGCGTCGTGGAGGGCCGTCGTGAGGCCCGCCTCGCCGACGACGAATGCCGAGCCGCCGGGGCGCTGGTCGTCGAGGAAGTGCGCCGTCGCGAGCGCCGAGGTCCAGATGTTCGACTCGGGCACCTCGATCCCGCTGCCGCGCAGGCGCGCCGCGAGGTCGCGGGGCGTGTAGATCGAGTTGTTGGTGAGCACGAGGAACGGCGTCCCGCGCTCGCGCAGGGCCGCGACGAACGTGTCCGCGCCGGGGACGGCGGTCTCCTCGCGCACGAGGACGCCGTCCATGTCCATCAGCCAGGAGTCGATGCGGCGCCGTCCCACGCACGGAGGGTAGTCCGTGCGGAGCCCCCCGTGCGAGGGCGTCCCGCTCAGGCGGGGGCGCCCGCCTCCTGCGTGTTCCAGCGCATGCGGAGCGTGAAGTCGGCGTGGCTGCGGTTCCGGCGGAGGTCCACCGTCACGTCGAGCGGGTCGACGACCGCCGTCGGCGACTGCGACTCGTCGTAGCCGAGCTGGACCTGGCCCGCGGCGATCTCGTCCGCCAGGGCGTGGAGCTGCCGTGCCACCAGGGCGCGGGTCGCCCTCTCACTCGTGTCGAAGACGTGCTTGACCATGCCGGTCCTCCCATCGCGTGTCGCGTGTGCTCCCTTCCCCTCGGCCGCGGGGCCCGCGGGCATGAGCCCGCGGGCCCCGGGGTCGCCGGGAGGTCGCGCCGCGACCGGCGTGGTCAGGCCGGCGTCCACCGCAGCCGGATGGCGAGCTCGGCGCGGTGCCGGTCCTGCGTCAGGTCGAGCGTGACGTCGACCGGGTCGACGATCACCGTCGGGGCGTGCGCCTCGTCGTAGGCGAGGTCGATGTTCCCGGAGGCGAACTGGTCGGCGAGGTCGCGGAGCTGACGCGCGACCAGCTCGTGGGTGGCCCTCTCCCTCATGTCGAAGACGTGGCGATGCATGGTGTCCCCCGATGTCCTGTGTCCGTACGTCCAGCGTAGTCCCACGGGGGCCCGCCCACCGGGCCGCGGCGCGGGTCCCGCTAGCCTCGGGCGATGCGCCTCGGCGTCCACCTGCCGCAGTTCCGGGAGCCGGTCCCCGGCGACGTGCTGTCGGCGGCGGCCCGCGACGCCGAGGAGGCGGGCGCCGACGACCTCTGGGTCTCGGACCACGTGCTGCTCCCGGTCGGGAGCACCCGCCCGCCCGCCGACTTCCACGACCCCCTGACGGTGCTGACCTGGGCGGCGGCGGCCACCACCCGGGCGGGCCTCGGCACCAGCGTCCTCGTCGTCCCGTACCGGCACCCGGTGCTGCTCGCGAAGTCGCTGGCGAGCCTTGACGCGCTCTCGGGTGGCCGGGTGATCGCGGGCCTCGCGTCCGGGTGGATGGAGTCGGAGTTCGCCGCCCTCGGCGTCCCGTTCGCGGGCCGCGGCCGGCGCACCGACCGGGCGATCGCGGTGTGCCGGGCGCTCTGGGCGGGCGCGACGTCGTACACGTGGGAGGGCGTGCGGGTCGACGGCAACGCGCTGCGGCCGCCGCCGGCGCGGCCCGGCGGCCCGCCCGTCTGGATCGGGGGCGACTCCGACGCCGGCGTGCGGCGCGCGGCGCGGACCGGCGACGCCTGGCACACGACGGTCTCCGACCCGGAGCGACTCGCGGGGCGGCTCGCGGTGCTCGACGCGGAGCTGGCCGCCGCCGGGCGCACCCGCGACGACGTCGCGGTGTCGGTGCGGGTGCGCGCGGACGTCGCCCGCGTCGCCGGGCTCGCGCCGCGCCTCGCGGCCCTCGGGGTCCGCCACCTGCTCGTCGACCCGCCCGCCGGCACCGACCCGCGGCGGCTCGGCGACGAGGTCGCCGCGCTCCGCCGCGTCGTGCCCCGCTAACGACCGCCGGGGGCCCGCGAACCCCGGACGGCACGGCACCGTCGTGCGGGTTTCCCGCAGACCGCCGTGGGCGAATGCTGAACCTGACCGCCGCAGGCCGGAAAGCCCTTGCCCCCGGGCCCTCGGGGCCGTAGACCGGTGGCGTGAACCCGACCGCGTACGCCATCGCCGTCGCCTACGGAGCCGTCAGCCTGGTGGCCGTCGTGGGCCTCCTCCTCATCTGGCGCTCCACCCACTCGGAGCGGCCGCGGAGGACGGACACCACCGACACCGCCCGCCTCGCCCACGGCGAGAAGGCCTGGTTCGCGATCGCCGTCGCCGCCCTCGGGGTGCTGCTGCTCGCGACGCTGCCGTTCATCCCGTACGGCGACAACGCCGCCGGGGCCGGCCAGCAGACCGTCGCCGTCGACGGCGCCCAGTTCGCGTGGACGATCACCCCGCGGCAGGTGCAGGCCGGGGTGCCGGTCCGGTTCACCGTCACGGCCGCCGACGTCAACCACGGGTTCGCCGTCTACAACGACGACAACGTGATGCTGTTCCAGATCCAGGCGGTCCCGGACCACAGCAGCAACATCGTCTACACGTTCGAGGAGCCCGGCCGCTACCAGGTGGTGTGCCTGGAGTTCTGCGGCGTGAAGCACCACGAGATGCTCACCACGATCACCGTGGGGCCGCCCGCATGAGCACCACCGCCGGCTACGTCGAGCCGCGACCGGTCGCCGACGCGGCCGACCGCGCGGTCGCCCGGTCGCTGACCCTCCGCTACGTCATCGCATCGACCGCGATCTTCCTGGTGAGCGGCCTGCTCGGCGCCGTGATGCGCCAGAGCCAGGCCGACATCTACCGCCTCGACGACAACGCCTTCTACGCCGTGATGACGGCGCACGGCCTCGGCGCGTTCGTCGGCTGGGCCGCCTTCGCGGTGATGGGCCTCGCATGGTGGGTGCTGAGCGAGGTCGGGTTCCCGATGGGGGCCCTCGGCGCCCGCCTCGCGCGCCTCGCGTTCTGGCTGATGGTCGTCGGCGTCGGCGGCGTGGTCGTGACGACCCTCGTGTTCGGCTTCGCCGGCTCGTGGGTGTTCCTCTACCCCCTGCCGTTCAACTCGGCGGGGCAGTGGGGCGATGGGGTGACCGCCGCGTTCTCCGCCTCGGTGCTGGTCGTCGGCCTCTCGATCATCGTCTGGTGCGTCGCGATCCTGGTCGTCGTCGCCGGTCCCGGGCTGCGCGGCCCCGGCGGGTCGCGGACGAACCGCGTGCTGACGGCCATGGGCTTCGGGATCCTCTGGCCGAAGAAGTTCCCCAGCGAGCGGCCGGTGCCCTACCCGGTCATCCCGCTGACGGTGATCGCCATCGACATGATCATCGCGACGCTCCCGCTCGCGGTGCTGCTGGTCGCGATGATCGTGCAGTCGTTCGCGCCCGGCGTGACCGTCGACCCGCTCCTCGCGAAGAACGTCCTCTGGTGGTTCGGCCACCCGGTCGTCTACCTGCTGCTCTTCCCGGCGGTCGCGATCTACTACCTGCTGGTGCCGCGCTTCGCGAAGCGGCCGCTGGTGGCGGGCAACATCATCGCCGTCGGGTGGACGATCGCCGTCATCGCCAACGTGACGGTCTGGGCGCACCACATGTACCTGGACTACCCCAACGGGCTCCAGGCGGCGATCAACACGACGATGGAGCCGATCACCTTCGCGCTGACGATCGTGTCCGCGCTGTCGCTCTACAGCCTGCTGTTCACGATCTACCGCTCCCGCTGGACGTGGAACGCCGCGACGACGGCCCTGTTCCTCGGCCTGGTGAGCTGGCTGCTGTCGGGGCTGTCGGGCGTCGTGAACGCGACGATCGCGTTCAACACCTTCGTCCACAACACGCTGTGGGTGGTCGGGCACTTCCACCACATGGCGCTGATGAACATCGGCATCGTGATCTTCGGGGCGGTCTACGCGTTCCTGCCGGGGCTGCTCGGACGCCCGCTCTACAGCGACCGCCTCGGCCTCTGGCACGTCTGGCTGACGTTCTCCGCCGGCACCGCGGTGAGCGTGGTCTGGCTGGTGCAGGGCCTCGACGGCGCGCCCCGCCGCTTCGCGGTGCTCCCGAGCCAGTACGACTCGACGAACCTCGCCGCGATCCCCCTGGTGGCGCTGCTCGGCCTGGCGCAGCTCCTCTTCGTCTGGAACCTCTACAAGACCCTGCGCGGGCACACGACCGCCGCGACGATGCGGGAGTCGCTCGCCGGCGTCCCCCGTCCCCGCCTCACGAGCCCCGCGCTGCAGGGCTTCGCGATGGTGGTGACGCTCCTGGTGATCGCGGGGCTCGGCTTCGGCGGGTGGGCCGTCGGCCGCGCCGCCGAGGACGACGTTCCCGACTACTACGTCCCCGTCGCCACCGAGCTCCCCGCGAACGCGACGCCGACGGAGGTGGGCGAGCAGGTCTTCACGTCGGCGGGGTGCGCGTCGTGCCACACCCTGTCCGCGGCGGGGGCGACGGGGGTCGTCGGGCCGAACCTGGACACCGTCGCCCCCGACGACGCCCGCGTCATCGACGTGGTCACGAACGGGCTGAACGCGATGCCCGCCTTCGAGGACCAGCTGAGCGAGGCCGAGATCGCGGCGGTCGCGACGTACGTGAGCGGGGCGACCGGGCCCTGACGGGCCTCCTCCCCCTCCACGCCGGGGACGCCGGGCACGCCGCCGACCACGCCGGCGACCTGGCGGGGAGGTGGAGCGCGGACCCGGTCGTGCTGGTCGCGGCCATCGTGGCCCTCGCGCTGTACGCCGCGGGGTGGCGGAGGCTGCGCCGCCGGGGCCGCCCCGACCTGGCGGGCGCCGGGCGGGCCGCGCTGTTCGCCGCGGGCGTCGTCGTGGTCGTCCTCGCCCTGGTCTCACCCCTCGACCCGGTCGGCGAGGAGTACCTGCTGTCGGGTCACATGCTCCAGCACCTGCTGCTCGGCGACGTCGGGCCCGTGCTGATCGTGCTGGGCCTCGCGGGGCCGCTGGCGCTGTTCGTGGTGCCCCGCCCGGTGCTGCGCACCGTCGGCCGGCGGCGGCCCCTGCGCGCCGCGGCGCGGTGGATCACGCGCCCCGCCGTGGCGGTGACGGTCTGGATCGTGGTGATGGCCGGCTGGCACCTGCCCGTCGCGTTCGAGTACGCCCTGGCGCACCGCTGGGCCCACGACCTCGAGCACGCGACGATGCTGCTCGCCGGGCTGCTCGTGTGGCTGACGATCCTCGGGGCCGTGCCCCGGCACCGCCTCGGCGCGGGCCGTCGCGCGGCGATCGCGGTCGGCCTGCTGGCGGCGGGGATGGTCGTGTCGCAGACCATCTTCCTGTCGGACCCCCTCTACGACGTCTACATCGACCAGCCCGAGCGCCTCTTCGGCCTGTCGCCGACCGCCGACCAGGTGCGCGCCGCGATGCTGATGACGACCGAGCAGATCC
Proteins encoded in this region:
- a CDS encoding cytochrome c oxidase assembly protein, whose protein sequence is MLVAAIVALALYAAGWRRLRRRGRPDLAGAGRAALFAAGVVVVVLALVSPLDPVGEEYLLSGHMLQHLLLGDVGPVLIVLGLAGPLALFVVPRPVLRTVGRRRPLRAAARWITRPAVAVTVWIVVMAGWHLPVAFEYALAHRWAHDLEHATMLLAGLLVWLTILGAVPRHRLGAGRRAAIAVGLLAAGMVVSQTIFLSDPLYDVYIDQPERLFGLSPTADQVRAAMLMTTEQILTLGTAAGLLVWQHVDRAADVARAELAAARGREA